Proteins encoded in a region of the Anaerolineales bacterium genome:
- a CDS encoding IS630 family transposase, translating into MRKTKGQPRDFQEMERVRIRAIRLLQKGMRQSEVARKLGVTKQAVFRWKSIWENGGLNALRFPGRAGRKPELEPEQLIELERELLKGPKAHGYITELWTGRRVRGLIKKLFGVEYHPNHMWRLMRSMGWSCQRPTGRARERDEAATRRWRKNVWTRIKKRPEIQGNDRVLGRIRDEPASLLHANLGAERAYPCASIFLQLEDLIDGRRNNVAQGLFPAFRRERKVGTGD; encoded by the coding sequence ATGCGAAAAACAAAAGGCCAGCCACGCGACTTTCAGGAAATGGAACGTGTCCGAATCCGCGCCATTCGGTTACTGCAGAAAGGGATGCGTCAGAGCGAAGTGGCCCGCAAGCTCGGCGTAACCAAGCAAGCTGTCTTTCGTTGGAAGAGCATATGGGAAAACGGCGGGCTGAACGCATTGCGGTTCCCGGGACGCGCCGGACGTAAACCGGAATTGGAACCGGAGCAGTTGATCGAGTTGGAGAGGGAATTACTCAAAGGACCGAAAGCCCACGGATACATAACGGAATTGTGGACCGGCCGCCGGGTTAGGGGATTGATCAAGAAATTATTCGGGGTGGAATATCATCCCAACCATATGTGGAGACTAATGCGCTCCATGGGTTGGAGCTGCCAACGACCGACGGGGAGAGCCCGGGAACGGGATGAAGCCGCGACCCGACGCTGGCGAAAGAACGTTTGGACAAGGATAAAAAAACGCCCGGAAATACAGGGCAACGATCGTGTTCTTGGACGAATTCGGGATGAGCCTGCGTCCCTTCTCCATGCGAACTTGGGCGCCGAAAGGGCATACCCCTGTGCTTCAATATTCCTTCAATTGGAAGACCTTATCGATGGTCGGAGGAATAACGTTGCACAAGGTCTATTTCCGGCTTTTCGACGGGAGCGTAAAGTCGGAACAGGTGATTGA